A stretch of Bordetella petrii DNA encodes these proteins:
- a CDS encoding amino acid ABC transporter permease has product MSTTTPIPSEGLPPPRNQVGLWPWLKERLFSSPMSILATVLVAWILLMAVPALVEWAFLQADFTSATSQECRKAAGACWAFIAEKHRLILFGTYPYDEQWRPLLATIILIGVIVCSGLRRFWNMRLALIWAVGLTAVAVLMWGGVLGLTYVENSLWGGLPLTLILSTFGIAFAFPIGVLLALGRKSKMPAIKALCVVYIELIRGVPLISLLFMSSVMLPLFLPVGFSIDKLLRAQIAIIMFAAAYIAETVRGGLQAIPKGQYEGADSLGLNYWQQMRKIILPQALRIVIPPLVSIFIALFKDTSLVVIIGIFDLTLAAKAALSDAAWRGFGVEAYVFISLIYFVFCFSMSKYSQRLEKRLATGHKR; this is encoded by the coding sequence ATGAGCACGACTACGCCTATCCCCAGCGAAGGCCTGCCGCCGCCCCGCAACCAGGTCGGCCTGTGGCCTTGGCTGAAAGAGCGCCTGTTTTCGTCGCCCATGAGCATCCTGGCCACGGTGCTGGTGGCCTGGATCCTGCTGATGGCCGTGCCGGCCCTGGTCGAATGGGCCTTCCTGCAGGCCGACTTCACGTCGGCGACCTCGCAGGAATGCCGCAAGGCCGCCGGCGCGTGCTGGGCGTTCATCGCCGAGAAGCACCGCCTGATCCTGTTCGGCACCTATCCGTACGACGAGCAGTGGCGTCCGCTGCTGGCCACCATCATCCTGATCGGGGTGATCGTCTGCAGCGGCCTGCGCCGTTTCTGGAACATGCGCCTGGCCTTGATCTGGGCCGTGGGCCTGACCGCCGTGGCGGTGCTGATGTGGGGCGGCGTGCTGGGCCTGACCTACGTCGAGAACTCGCTGTGGGGCGGCCTGCCGCTGACGCTGATCCTGTCGACCTTCGGCATCGCCTTCGCCTTTCCCATCGGCGTGCTGCTGGCGCTGGGCCGCAAGTCGAAGATGCCGGCCATCAAGGCGCTGTGCGTCGTGTACATCGAGCTGATCCGGGGCGTGCCGCTGATCAGCCTGCTGTTCATGTCGTCGGTGATGCTGCCGCTGTTCCTGCCGGTGGGCTTTTCCATCGACAAGCTGCTGCGCGCGCAGATCGCCATCATCATGTTCGCGGCCGCGTATATCGCCGAGACCGTGCGCGGCGGGCTGCAGGCCATCCCGAAGGGGCAGTACGAAGGCGCCGATTCGCTGGGCCTGAACTACTGGCAGCAGATGCGCAAGATCATCCTGCCGCAGGCCCTGCGCATCGTGATCCCGCCGCTGGTCAGCATTTTCATCGCGCTGTTCAAGGACACGTCGCTGGTGGTGATCATCGGCATCTTCGACCTGACGCTGGCGGCCAAGGCCGCGCTGTCGGACGCCGCCTGGCGCGGCTTCGGGGTCGAGGCCTATGTTTTCATCTCGCTGATCTACTTCGTGTTCTGCTTTTCGATGTCGAAATACAGCCAACGCCTGGAAAAACGCCTGGCGACCGGGCACAAACGATAG
- a CDS encoding amino acid ABC transporter ATP-binding protein, whose product MSDAIIRMQNVNKWYGQFHVLRNINLDVAPGERIVVCGPSGSGKSTMIRCINRLEEHQQGHIIVDGTELTNDLKHIETIRRDVGMVFQHFNLFPHLTVLENLTLGPTWVLKKPRAEAEATAMKYLERVRIPEQANKFPGQLSGGQQQRVAIARSLCMSPKIMLFDEPTSALDPEMVKEVLDVMVTLAQESGMTMLCVTHEMGFARKVANRVIFMDRGEIIEQNSPDQFFDNPQNERTKLFLSQILH is encoded by the coding sequence ATGAGTGATGCCATCATCCGCATGCAGAACGTGAACAAGTGGTATGGCCAGTTCCACGTGCTGCGCAATATCAACCTGGACGTGGCGCCCGGCGAACGTATCGTGGTGTGCGGCCCGTCGGGGTCGGGCAAGTCGACCATGATCCGCTGCATCAACCGGCTGGAAGAACACCAGCAGGGCCACATCATCGTCGACGGCACCGAGCTCACCAACGATCTGAAGCACATCGAGACCATCCGCCGCGACGTGGGCATGGTGTTCCAGCACTTCAACCTGTTCCCGCACCTGACCGTGCTGGAGAACCTGACGCTGGGACCCACCTGGGTGCTGAAGAAGCCGCGCGCCGAGGCCGAGGCCACCGCCATGAAGTACCTGGAACGCGTGCGCATCCCGGAACAGGCCAACAAGTTCCCCGGCCAGCTGTCCGGCGGCCAGCAGCAGCGCGTGGCCATCGCGCGGTCGTTGTGCATGAGCCCCAAGATCATGCTGTTCGATGAGCCCACGTCCGCCCTGGACCCGGAAATGGTGAAGGAAGTGCTGGACGTGATGGTGACGCTGGCCCAGGAAAGCGGCATGACCATGCTGTGCGTGACCCACGAAATGGGCTTCGCGCGCAAGGTGGCCAACCGCGTGATTTTCATGGACCGCGGCGAGATCATCGAGCAGAACAGCCCCGACCAGTTCTTCGACAATCCTCAGAACGAGCGCACCAAGCTGTTCCTGAGCCAGATCCTGCACTAA
- a CDS encoding amino acid ABC transporter substrate-binding protein, with translation MKALKLAAVAAALFAASSAANAGATFDSVKKKGFVQCGVSTGIPGFSMADSKGEWKGIDVAMCRAIAATMFNDSTKFKVTPLNTQQRFTALQSGEVDVLTRNTTQTLTRDTTLGLIGAGVNYYDSQGVMVSKELGVKSAKELNGATICVQPGTTTELNLADWFRGQKIEFKPVVIDKYDEIIRAFSAGRCDAFTTDKSQLASTRTTLENPDNFVILPEDFSKEPLGPMVRQGDEQWFNIVRWSLNAMLEAEEYGITSKNVDEMAKSSNPNIQRILGVTPGMGKNLGVDDKWAYTIIKQVGNYGEVFERTLGGSSAMKLERGLNASYKNGGLMYGWPVR, from the coding sequence ATGAAAGCACTGAAATTAGCCGCCGTTGCCGCCGCACTGTTCGCAGCGTCTTCGGCGGCCAACGCTGGCGCAACCTTCGACAGCGTCAAGAAGAAAGGCTTTGTCCAGTGCGGTGTGTCGACGGGCATTCCCGGATTCTCCATGGCGGACAGCAAAGGCGAATGGAAAGGCATCGACGTGGCCATGTGCCGTGCCATCGCCGCCACCATGTTCAATGATTCCACCAAGTTCAAGGTCACGCCGCTGAATACGCAGCAGCGCTTCACCGCGCTGCAGTCGGGCGAAGTCGACGTGCTGACCCGCAACACCACCCAGACCCTGACCCGCGACACCACCCTGGGCCTGATCGGCGCCGGCGTCAACTACTACGACAGCCAGGGCGTGATGGTGTCCAAGGAACTCGGCGTCAAGAGCGCCAAGGAACTGAACGGCGCCACCATCTGCGTGCAGCCGGGCACCACCACCGAGCTGAACCTGGCCGACTGGTTCCGCGGCCAGAAGATCGAATTCAAGCCGGTCGTGATCGACAAGTACGACGAGATCATCCGCGCCTTCTCGGCCGGACGCTGCGACGCCTTCACCACCGACAAATCGCAGCTGGCCTCGACCCGCACCACGCTCGAGAACCCCGACAACTTCGTCATCCTGCCGGAAGACTTCTCGAAAGAGCCGCTGGGCCCCATGGTGCGCCAGGGCGACGAGCAATGGTTCAACATCGTGCGCTGGTCGCTCAATGCCATGCTGGAAGCCGAGGAATACGGCATCACCTCGAAGAACGTCGATGAAATGGCCAAGAGCTCCAATCCCAACATCCAGCGCATTCTGGGCGTGACCCCGGGCATGGGCAAGAACCTGGGCGTGGACGACAAGTGGGCCTACACCATCATCAAGCAGGTGGGCAACTATGGCGAAGTGTTCGAACGCACGCTCGGCGGCAGCAGCGCCATGAAGCTCGAGCGCGGCCTGAACGCTTCGTACAAGAACGGCGGCTTGATGTACGGCTGGCCGGTGCGCTAA
- a CDS encoding amino acid ABC transporter permease: MTTNNPQVPVAAPKRRLNWNDPGVRAVVYQVVALALVALAVWFLVSNTLHNLQVRNISTGFGFIEREAGFAIGETPISYSPADTYGRAIVVGLLNTLRAAVLGIILATILGTLIGVGRLSKNWLMAKVCSVYVEAMRNVPLLLQLFFWYALITENMPGPRQATNPLPGVFISNRGLKVPALEGASLDFILGGLALAIIGTIVAAHWGKKRQEATGKVFPLGRVALGLFIGLPILGWLVSGASLTLDMPVLKGFNFSGGLTLSPEFAALLAGLVIYTSAFIAEVVRSGIQAVNQGQWEAAGSLGLRRSRVLRLVILPQALRVIIPPMTSQYLNLTKNSSLAVAIGYPDIVSVVNTTMNQTGQAIEGILIIMAAYLTVSLSISVFMNWYNKRIALVER, encoded by the coding sequence ATGACGACAAACAACCCCCAAGTCCCGGTGGCGGCGCCCAAGCGGCGCCTCAACTGGAACGACCCCGGCGTGCGCGCCGTGGTGTATCAGGTTGTCGCGCTGGCCCTGGTCGCCCTGGCCGTGTGGTTCCTGGTTTCCAACACCCTGCACAACCTGCAGGTACGCAACATCTCTACCGGCTTCGGGTTCATCGAGCGCGAGGCGGGCTTCGCCATCGGCGAGACGCCCATCAGCTACAGCCCGGCCGACACCTATGGCCGCGCCATCGTGGTGGGCCTGCTGAACACGCTGCGCGCGGCCGTGCTGGGCATCATCCTGGCCACCATCCTGGGCACCCTGATCGGGGTGGGCCGGCTGTCGAAGAACTGGCTCATGGCCAAGGTGTGCTCGGTGTATGTCGAGGCCATGCGCAACGTGCCGCTGCTGCTGCAGCTGTTCTTCTGGTATGCGCTGATCACCGAGAACATGCCCGGCCCGCGCCAGGCGACCAACCCGCTGCCCGGCGTGTTCATCTCGAACCGCGGCCTGAAAGTGCCGGCCCTGGAAGGCGCCTCGCTGGACTTCATCCTGGGCGGGCTGGCGCTGGCCATCATCGGCACCATCGTGGCCGCCCATTGGGGCAAGAAGCGCCAGGAGGCCACCGGCAAGGTGTTCCCGCTGGGCCGTGTCGCGCTGGGCCTGTTCATCGGGCTGCCCATCCTGGGCTGGCTGGTGAGCGGCGCGTCGCTGACGCTGGACATGCCGGTGCTGAAGGGCTTCAACTTCTCGGGCGGGCTGACGCTGTCGCCCGAGTTCGCGGCCCTGCTGGCGGGGCTGGTGATCTACACCTCGGCCTTCATCGCCGAAGTGGTGCGCTCGGGCATCCAGGCGGTCAACCAGGGCCAGTGGGAAGCCGCCGGCTCGCTGGGCCTGCGCCGCTCGCGGGTGCTGCGCCTGGTGATACTGCCGCAGGCGCTGCGCGTGATCATCCCGCCCATGACCAGCCAGTACCTGAACCTGACCAAGAACAGCTCGCTGGCCGTGGCCATCGGGTATCCCGACATCGTGTCGGTGGTCAACACCACCATGAACCAGACCGGGCAGGCCATCGAAGGCATCCTGATCATCATGGCGGCCTACCTGACCGTCAGCCTGTCGATCTCGGTATTCATGAACTGGTACAACAAGCGCATCGCGCTGGTGGAGCGTTGA
- a CDS encoding cell division protein FtsX, whose translation MKSWLRQHRYALTVTLRRLAAQPFSSLANLLVMALALALPLLGGAILVSAQPVARQVSVTPELTLFLQTDAPAGAAQAIAQRIRAENAAQVQAVRVVPRDDALASLRSDPTWDQALAVLPGNPLPDAVVATLTEGEQLAQRAGQLAQAWKQWQHVDQVQLDSAWVQRLEAILRFARVGLLFLAACVAAVVLAAVFNTVRMQAMLQREEIAVARLVGATESFVRRPFLYLGALSGALAALVAIGAAAIALAPLNSALLGLARSYGADFALHLPGLPVLAAAVLGTSILGALAARWSVTRSTRF comes from the coding sequence ATGAAATCCTGGCTGCGGCAGCATCGCTATGCCCTGACGGTTACGCTGCGCCGCCTGGCGGCGCAGCCCTTCTCATCCCTGGCCAACCTGCTGGTCATGGCCCTGGCGCTGGCCCTGCCGCTGCTGGGCGGCGCCATCCTGGTGTCAGCGCAGCCCGTGGCGCGGCAGGTGTCGGTTACCCCCGAACTCACCCTGTTCTTGCAAACCGACGCGCCCGCCGGCGCGGCTCAGGCCATCGCGCAGCGCATCCGCGCCGAAAACGCCGCGCAGGTCCAGGCGGTGCGCGTGGTGCCGCGCGACGACGCGCTGGCCTCGCTGCGCAGCGACCCCACCTGGGACCAGGCGCTGGCCGTGCTGCCCGGCAACCCCCTGCCGGACGCCGTGGTGGCCACCCTGACCGAAGGCGAGCAGCTGGCGCAGCGCGCCGGCCAGCTGGCCCAGGCCTGGAAGCAATGGCAGCACGTCGACCAGGTGCAGCTCGACAGCGCCTGGGTGCAGCGGCTGGAAGCCATCCTGCGCTTCGCCCGCGTGGGCCTGCTGTTCCTGGCGGCCTGCGTGGCGGCGGTGGTGCTGGCCGCCGTCTTCAATACGGTGCGCATGCAGGCCATGCTGCAGCGCGAGGAAATCGCCGTGGCGCGCCTGGTGGGCGCCACCGAATCGTTCGTGCGCCGGCCGTTCCTGTACCTGGGGGCCCTGTCCGGCGCGCTGGCCGCGCTGGTGGCCATCGGCGCGGCGGCCATCGCGCTGGCGCCGCTGAACAGCGCTCTGCTCGGGCTGGCGCGCAGCTATGGCGCCGACTTCGCCCTGCACCTGCCGGGCCTGCCGGTGCTGGCGGCCGCCGTGCTGGGCACCAGCATCCTGGGCGCCCTGGCGGCGCGCTGGTCAGTCACGCGCAGTACGCGCTTTTAA
- a CDS encoding cell division ATP-binding protein FtsE: protein MIEFQHVFKSYGRGRNILADINFRVSAGEFIFVSGASGAGKSTLLKLIGGLEPASRGSIQVNGQRLDKLPARARPYLRRAVGVILQDTHLLFDRSALQNVMLPLAVIGQAPDAASARARAALDKVGLAGKEGMNPIELSGGEQQRLAIARAIVNRPAILIADEPTANLDHDTAQRILNVFRDFNRVGVTTLIASHDEALMSQYATRMLRLEPGKFHDSGASA from the coding sequence ATGATCGAATTCCAGCACGTCTTCAAATCGTATGGGCGCGGCCGCAATATCCTGGCCGATATCAACTTCCGGGTCAGCGCCGGCGAATTCATTTTCGTGTCAGGTGCATCGGGCGCCGGCAAATCCACCCTGCTCAAGCTGATAGGCGGCCTGGAGCCCGCCAGCCGGGGCTCCATCCAGGTCAACGGGCAGCGGCTCGACAAGCTGCCGGCGCGCGCGCGGCCCTATCTGCGGCGGGCCGTGGGCGTCATCCTGCAAGACACCCACCTGCTGTTCGACCGCAGCGCCCTGCAGAACGTCATGCTGCCGCTGGCCGTCATCGGCCAGGCCCCCGACGCGGCCAGCGCCCGGGCGCGCGCCGCGCTCGACAAAGTCGGCCTGGCGGGCAAAGAAGGCATGAACCCCATCGAATTGTCGGGCGGCGAACAACAGCGCCTGGCCATCGCGCGCGCCATCGTCAACCGGCCGGCCATCCTGATTGCCGACGAACCCACCGCCAACCTGGACCACGACACCGCGCAGCGCATCCTGAATGTGTTCCGCGATTTCAACCGCGTCGGGGTCACCACCCTGATCGCCTCGCACGACGAAGCGCTGATGTCCCAATACGCCACGCGCATGCTGCGGCTGGAGCCCGGCAAGTTCCACGACTCGGGAGCCTCCGCATGA
- a CDS encoding indolepyruvate ferredoxin oxidoreductase family protein, whose product MNAPLTSAQRAALASVQLDDKYTLETGRAWMSGIHALVRLPMMQRVRDQRAGLNTAGFISGYRGSPLGGVDLNMWKAAQYLKAHHVEFQPGINEDLAATAVWGSQQVNLFPGARYDGVFGMWYGKGPGVDRCGDVFKHANAAGTAPHGGVLVVAGDDHPAKSSTLPHQSDHILKACMIPALFPSSVQEVLDYGLHGWAMSRYAGVWVGMKCITDIVEVSASVEVDPHRVPIILPDDFQLPPDGLNIRLPDTPLAQEARLLDYKLYAALAYARANRLNRELWHVPQNEARFGIMTSGKAYLDTRQALADLGLTEAACRRIGLRLFKVGMVWPLEATGVQQFAEGLDEILVVEEKRQVLEYQLKEELFSWIGTGKKIPRVVGKFDDKDGGEWSVPQGNWLLPAHYEFSPAMVAKAVGARLLRFALPDDVRAGIEARLAFIAEREQALARPRVTAERKPWFCSGCPHNTSTRVPEGSRGMAGIGCHYMVTWMGRNTQAYTQMGGEGVPWLGQAPFTDEKHVFANLGDGTYYHSGLLAIRAAVAAKAPITYKILFNDAVAMTGGQPVDGPIDVPMITRQMAAEGIEKIVVVTDEPHKYQGATGLAPGVPVRHRDELDAVMRELREYPGVSILVYDQTCATEKRRRRKRNAYPDPARRVVINERVCEGCGDCSEQSHCLSVEPLETEFGRKRAINQSSCNKDYSCLKGFCPSLVTVEGGRLRKPRPLAQEGAIDAGLPEPAMPALARPYGVFVAGVGGTGVVTIGQLLGMAAHLEGRGCSVLDMAGLAQKGGAVFSHVVLAPSPEDLLNTRVAMGEADLVLAGDLVVAASQESVARMRAGRTRVLLNSDVAPTAAFVSDPDWRLPGADLQADLRAACGEGGVDMIDAAELAVGLLGDAIYANPLMMGYAYQKGWLPLGQQALLRAIELNGQQVPANLAAFAWGRRAAHDLAAVQRLVGRGAAPDERFVEVRRGQPTAVVDIKRPSGELDALVAVRGDFLTAYQNAAYADRYRDLVRHVAQAEQAATGTTRLAAAVARYYFKLMAYKDEYEVARLYTDGEFLKQLEAQFEGDWKLRLHLAPPLLARRDAQGHLVKRAYGPGMLKAFRVLARLRGLRGTPLDIFGYTAERRAERALIDTYRGDLLAILPKLNRANLDRAVALASLPESIRGYGHIKEAAMRQAAARRAELMQGFSAKVVPIDGARAA is encoded by the coding sequence TTCCAGCCGGGCATCAACGAAGACCTGGCCGCCACCGCGGTATGGGGTTCGCAGCAGGTCAACCTGTTTCCCGGCGCGCGCTACGACGGCGTGTTCGGCATGTGGTACGGCAAGGGTCCGGGCGTGGACCGCTGCGGCGATGTCTTCAAGCACGCCAACGCCGCCGGCACCGCGCCGCACGGGGGCGTGCTGGTGGTGGCGGGCGACGACCACCCGGCCAAGTCGTCCACCCTGCCGCACCAGAGCGACCACATCCTGAAAGCCTGCATGATCCCGGCGCTATTTCCTTCCAGCGTGCAGGAAGTGCTGGACTACGGCCTGCACGGCTGGGCCATGAGCCGCTACGCCGGCGTGTGGGTGGGCATGAAGTGCATCACCGACATCGTCGAGGTCTCGGCCTCGGTCGAGGTCGATCCGCACCGCGTGCCCATCATCCTGCCGGATGACTTCCAGCTGCCGCCCGACGGCCTGAACATCCGCCTGCCCGACACCCCGCTGGCCCAGGAGGCCCGGCTGCTCGACTACAAGCTGTATGCCGCGCTGGCCTACGCGCGCGCCAACCGGCTGAACCGCGAACTGTGGCACGTGCCGCAAAACGAGGCGCGCTTCGGCATCATGACTTCCGGCAAGGCCTACCTGGACACCCGCCAGGCCCTGGCCGACCTGGGCCTGACCGAAGCCGCCTGCCGCCGCATCGGGCTGCGCCTGTTCAAGGTGGGCATGGTATGGCCGCTGGAAGCCACCGGCGTGCAGCAGTTCGCCGAGGGGCTGGACGAGATCCTGGTGGTCGAAGAAAAACGCCAGGTGCTGGAATACCAGTTGAAGGAAGAGCTGTTCAGCTGGATCGGCACCGGCAAGAAAATCCCGCGCGTCGTGGGCAAGTTCGACGACAAGGACGGCGGCGAATGGTCGGTGCCGCAGGGCAACTGGCTGCTGCCGGCGCACTACGAGTTTTCGCCCGCCATGGTGGCCAAGGCGGTGGGCGCGCGCCTGCTGCGCTTCGCCCTGCCCGATGATGTGCGCGCCGGCATCGAGGCCCGGCTGGCGTTCATCGCCGAGCGCGAGCAGGCGCTGGCCAGGCCGCGCGTGACCGCCGAGCGCAAGCCCTGGTTCTGTTCGGGCTGTCCGCACAATACCTCGACGCGGGTGCCCGAGGGCTCGCGCGGCATGGCCGGCATCGGCTGCCACTACATGGTGACCTGGATGGGCCGCAATACCCAGGCCTATACCCAGATGGGCGGCGAGGGCGTGCCGTGGCTGGGGCAGGCGCCGTTTACCGATGAAAAGCACGTTTTCGCCAATCTGGGCGACGGCACTTACTACCATTCGGGCCTGCTGGCCATCCGCGCGGCGGTGGCGGCCAAGGCACCCATCACCTACAAGATCCTGTTCAACGACGCGGTGGCCATGACCGGCGGGCAGCCGGTGGACGGGCCGATCGACGTGCCGATGATCACCCGCCAGATGGCTGCCGAGGGCATCGAGAAAATCGTCGTCGTGACCGACGAGCCGCACAAGTACCAGGGCGCGACCGGCCTGGCGCCGGGCGTGCCGGTGCGCCACCGCGACGAGCTCGACGCGGTGATGCGCGAGCTGCGCGAATACCCCGGCGTATCCATCCTGGTGTACGACCAGACCTGCGCCACTGAAAAGCGGCGCCGCCGCAAGCGCAACGCGTACCCCGACCCGGCGCGCCGCGTGGTCATCAACGAGCGGGTCTGCGAAGGCTGCGGCGATTGTTCCGAACAGTCGCACTGCCTGTCGGTCGAGCCGCTGGAAACCGAGTTCGGCCGCAAGCGCGCCATCAACCAGTCCAGCTGCAATAAAGACTATTCCTGTCTCAAGGGGTTCTGCCCCAGCCTGGTCACTGTAGAAGGCGGCCGCCTGCGCAAGCCCCGGCCCCTGGCGCAAGAGGGCGCCATCGACGCGGGCCTGCCCGAGCCGGCGATGCCGGCCCTGGCGCGGCCGTACGGTGTGTTCGTGGCCGGAGTGGGCGGCACCGGCGTGGTCACCATCGGCCAATTGCTGGGCATGGCGGCGCACCTGGAAGGCAGGGGCTGTTCGGTGCTGGACATGGCGGGCCTGGCCCAGAAGGGTGGCGCGGTGTTTTCGCACGTGGTGCTGGCGCCGTCGCCCGAAGACCTGCTCAACACCCGGGTCGCCATGGGCGAAGCCGACCTGGTGCTGGCGGGCGACCTGGTCGTGGCGGCCAGCCAGGAATCGGTGGCCCGCATGCGTGCCGGCCGCACCCGCGTACTGCTCAACAGCGACGTGGCGCCCACCGCCGCGTTCGTCAGCGACCCCGACTGGCGCCTGCCCGGCGCCGATCTGCAGGCCGACCTGCGAGCCGCCTGCGGCGAGGGCGGCGTCGATATGATCGATGCCGCCGAGCTGGCGGTGGGGCTGCTGGGCGACGCCATCTACGCCAATCCGCTGATGATGGGCTATGCCTATCAGAAAGGCTGGTTGCCGCTGGGCCAGCAGGCGCTGCTGCGCGCCATCGAGCTGAACGGCCAGCAGGTACCGGCCAACCTGGCGGCGTTCGCCTGGGGCCGCCGCGCCGCGCACGACCTGGCCGCGGTGCAGCGCCTGGTTGGCCGCGGCGCCGCGCCCGACGAGCGTTTTGTCGAAGTGCGGCGCGGCCAGCCCACGGCGGTGGTCGACATCAAGCGGCCGTCCGGCGAGCTCGACGCGCTGGTGGCGGTGCGAGGCGACTTCCTGACGGCCTACCAGAATGCCGCCTACGCGGACCGCTACCGCGACCTGGTACGGCACGTGGCGCAGGCCGAGCAAGCCGCCACCGGCACTACCCGGCTGGCGGCCGCCGTGGCGCGCTACTACTTCAAGCTGATGGCCTACAAAGACGAATACGAAGTGGCGCGGCTGTACACCGACGGCGAATTCCTGAAGCAGCTCGAGGCGCAGTTCGAGGGCGACTGGAAGTTGCGCCTGCACCTGGCCCCGCCGCTGCTGGCCCGCCGCGACGCGCAAGGCCACCTGGTCAAGCGCGCCTATGGCCCGGGCATGCTGAAGGCCTTCCGGGTGCTGGCCCGGTTGCGCGGCCTGCGCGGCACGCCGCTGGACATCTTCGGCTATACCGCCGAGCGCCGCGCGGAGCGCGCCCTGATCGATACCTATCGCGGCGACCTGCTGGCCATCCTGCCCAAACTGAACCGGGCCAACCTGGACCGCGCCGTGGCGCTGGCCAGCCTGCCGGAATCCATCCGCGGCTATGGCCACATCAAAGAAGCCGCGATGCGGCAGGCCGCCGCCAGGCGCGCCGAGCTGATGCAGGGGTTCAGCGCCAAGGTGGTGCCCATCGACGGTGCGCGCGCCGCCTGA
- the cheD gene encoding chemoreceptor glutamine deamidase CheD yields MSTRLDARATRHYFDSAFHCPAVKVLPNEYYVAAGEDIMISTVLGSCVAACIRDPRAGVGGMNHFMLPEGDSDSPASATMRYGAFAMEVLVNELLKAGAARERLEAKVFGGGAVLSAMQQLNIGERNARFVLNYLQTEGIPVLAQDLGNVHARRIGYFPRDGRVMVRKMAPHHHKAEALIAQREQAAAQTARAQAQTPPRVERFGAPAKPRFERFTRPSTATG; encoded by the coding sequence ATGTCCACTCGCCTCGACGCCCGCGCGACTCGTCACTATTTTGATAGCGCCTTTCATTGCCCGGCGGTCAAGGTGCTGCCCAATGAATACTATGTGGCGGCCGGCGAAGACATCATGATCTCGACCGTGCTCGGCTCATGCGTGGCGGCCTGTATCCGCGACCCGCGGGCCGGCGTGGGCGGCATGAACCATTTCATGCTGCCCGAGGGCGACAGCGATTCGCCGGCCTCGGCCACCATGCGCTATGGCGCCTTCGCCATGGAAGTCCTGGTCAACGAGCTGCTCAAGGCCGGCGCGGCGCGCGAGCGGCTGGAAGCCAAGGTGTTCGGCGGCGGCGCGGTGCTGAGCGCGATGCAGCAGCTGAATATCGGCGAACGCAATGCCCGTTTCGTGCTCAATTACCTGCAGACCGAAGGCATCCCGGTCCTGGCGCAGGACCTGGGCAATGTGCATGCGCGCCGCATCGGCTACTTCCCGCGCGACGGCCGGGTGATGGTGCGCAAGATGGCGCCGCATCACCACAAGGCCGAGGCCCTGATCGCCCAGCGCGAACAGGCCGCGGCCCAGACCGCGCGCGCCCAGGCCCAGACGCCGCCGCGTGTCGAACGCTTCGGCGCGCCGGCCAAGCCGCGCTTCGAACGCTTCACGCGGCCCAGCACCGCCACCGGCTGA